The following proteins are encoded in a genomic region of Desulfosporosinus youngiae DSM 17734:
- a CDS encoding two-component system sensor histidine kinase NtrB translates to MEGISDGFYALDRNWQFTFVNYKIKKVIKDKDTEILGKSIWEVFPKDLNPLSFEKMHQAMSQNESVHWEAGGLADPDRDHEFHAYPYMEGLTVFFRDISESKRQQQELDRLERLNLIGQLAAGISHEIRNPLTSVKGFLQIFITKPKYAQDKEYMDLMISEIDRANTIITDFLSLAKANSDNIVAQNLNEVINKVLPMLQADAYNHNKEVVADLNKLPEIMINENEIKQLILNLVRNGLDATPEQGSVTISTFQENDKVVLAIKDQGKGIPKEIQEKVGTPFFTTKDSGTGLGLAISAGIAQRHGAVFKFKTDIQGTVFYTIFST, encoded by the coding sequence ATGGAAGGAATTTCTGATGGCTTTTATGCATTAGATCGAAATTGGCAGTTTACATTTGTAAATTATAAGATTAAAAAAGTTATCAAAGATAAAGATACCGAAATTTTAGGAAAATCGATCTGGGAAGTGTTTCCAAAGGATTTAAATCCATTATCGTTCGAAAAAATGCACCAAGCTATGTCCCAGAATGAATCGGTTCATTGGGAAGCGGGAGGGCTGGCAGATCCTGATCGGGACCATGAATTTCATGCATACCCCTATATGGAAGGTCTGACTGTGTTTTTTAGAGATATTTCTGAGTCTAAACGCCAACAACAAGAGTTGGACCGTTTAGAACGACTTAACCTTATTGGTCAGCTAGCTGCCGGAATTAGCCATGAGATAAGGAATCCTCTGACTTCGGTTAAAGGATTCTTACAGATTTTCATAACAAAACCAAAATATGCCCAAGATAAGGAATATATGGATTTAATGATTTCCGAGATTGATCGTGCCAATACCATTATTACGGATTTTTTATCCTTAGCTAAAGCAAACTCGGATAATATTGTAGCTCAGAACTTAAACGAAGTGATTAATAAAGTATTACCGATGCTTCAAGCTGATGCCTATAACCATAATAAAGAAGTTGTTGCTGATCTGAATAAATTGCCTGAAATTATGATTAACGAAAACGAAATAAAGCAGCTTATTTTAAATCTTGTACGTAATGGTTTGGATGCCACCCCGGAGCAAGGCAGTGTTACAATTAGTACCTTTCAGGAGAATGATAAAGTTGTGTTGGCGATTAAGGACCAGGGAAAAGGAATTCCTAAAGAAATACAAGAAAAGGTAGGTACGCCATTTTTCACAACAAAGGATAGCGGAACAGGACTTGGCCTGGCTATCTCAGCAGGAATAGCCCAGAGACATGGAGCTGTCTTTAAGTTTAAAACAGATATTCAGGGAACGGTTTTCTATACGATTTTTTCAACTTAG
- a CDS encoding accessory gene regulator ArgB-like protein yields the protein MKFAVISEKLAKGLTEELDFIGDEKEIISYAIYTTLLSIIGTIMVVCLAYFLNVLKPTVIAVLFGGTLRRLSGGAHFNTPLKCLLFGTIAYCTIGISAKLLFIYELLNQTSLLTVTGIAFLLVLILAPVDSPAKPINSKKLQIVLKISSLGFIIISLLLIRLTNDPLIIVSAVLGLLYQSITLLPIFNRKEVKKSI from the coding sequence ATGAAGTTCGCTGTTATTAGTGAAAAGCTTGCTAAAGGGTTAACTGAGGAACTGGATTTCATTGGGGATGAAAAAGAAATTATATCTTATGCTATATATACAACGTTGTTGTCGATTATTGGTACAATCATGGTAGTTTGTTTAGCCTATTTTTTAAATGTTTTAAAGCCAACGGTTATCGCGGTACTATTTGGGGGTACATTGCGGAGGTTATCTGGAGGTGCCCACTTTAATACCCCTTTAAAATGCTTGCTTTTCGGGACGATTGCCTATTGTACTATCGGGATATCCGCGAAATTACTATTTATATATGAATTATTAAATCAAACTAGTCTTTTAACCGTCACTGGTATAGCTTTTTTATTAGTCCTTATCTTGGCACCCGTTGATAGCCCCGCCAAGCCAATTAACTCTAAAAAACTTCAAATTGTGCTTAAAATTTCATCTCTGGGTTTTATAATAATCTCGCTTTTGCTGATTAGGTTAACGAATGATCCGTTAATAATTGTCAGTGCGGTTCTAGGTTTACTTTATCAAAGTATAACCTTGCTACCAATTTTTAATAGAAAAGAGGTGAAGAAGAGCATATGA
- a CDS encoding cyclic lactone autoinducer peptide: protein MKKSIYLAIASLLMVLASATSVFACGWIGYQPNTPKALRK, encoded by the coding sequence ATGAAAAAGAGTATCTATTTGGCAATTGCTTCACTGTTAATGGTTCTGGCTAGCGCGACCTCTGTTTTTGCATGCGGATGGATCGGATACCAACCAAATACTCCGAAAGCATTAAGAAAATAA